The Parashewanella spongiae genome has a window encoding:
- the ltaE gene encoding low-specificity L-threonine aldolase codes for MIDLRSDTVTQPTPQMRAAMANAPVGDDVFGDDPSINELQQMSAEMFGFDDALFTSSGTQANLLALMSHCDRGDEYICGQQAHNYKFEGGGAAVLGSIQPQPLTNNTDGTINLSDVKTAIKPDDFHFARTRLLSLENTIGGKVLPQSYLAEAQAFTFNHGLKIHLDGARVANAAVAQNLKISDITAHFDSVSICLSKGLCAPVGSLLLGDEVFIAKAKRWRKMLGGGMRQAGILAAAAKLAITEQVDRLAEDHDNAQHLAHQLQSIDELKTDINQVQTNMVFSDFRTRTDINLLASELKQQGVLVYPSQQLRFVTHKDVSKQDIDKAVLAIKSKLTRS; via the coding sequence ATGATTGATCTTCGTAGTGATACAGTAACTCAGCCAACACCTCAAATGAGAGCTGCAATGGCAAATGCACCAGTCGGTGATGATGTTTTTGGTGACGACCCATCAATTAATGAATTACAACAAATGTCTGCTGAGATGTTTGGTTTTGATGATGCATTGTTTACCTCATCGGGAACTCAGGCAAATTTACTTGCCTTAATGAGCCATTGTGATCGGGGTGATGAATATATTTGTGGTCAGCAAGCCCATAATTATAAATTTGAAGGTGGTGGAGCAGCCGTTCTTGGCAGTATTCAGCCACAACCCTTGACTAATAATACCGACGGTACAATTAATCTTTCTGACGTTAAAACTGCCATTAAACCGGATGACTTTCATTTTGCTCGAACTCGCTTGCTGAGTTTAGAAAATACTATTGGTGGTAAGGTGCTTCCACAAAGTTATTTGGCTGAAGCGCAAGCTTTTACATTTAATCATGGGTTAAAGATCCATTTAGATGGTGCGCGAGTTGCCAATGCTGCCGTTGCTCAAAACCTCAAAATATCTGACATTACGGCACATTTTGACTCGGTTTCAATTTGTTTATCGAAAGGGCTTTGTGCTCCAGTGGGGTCTTTGCTATTGGGTGACGAAGTGTTTATTGCTAAAGCTAAACGCTGGCGCAAAATGCTCGGTGGAGGTATGCGCCAAGCCGGAATTTTAGCTGCGGCGGCAAAACTTGCGATTACAGAGCAAGTTGATCGCCTTGCGGAAGATCATGACAACGCTCAACATTTGGCTCATCAGTTACAAAGTATTGATGAACTCAAAACAGACATTAATCAAGTGCAGACAAATATGGTTTTCTCTGATTTTAGAACTCGTACTGACATCAATTTGTTAGCATCAGAGTTGAAACAACAAGGCGTGTTGGTTTATCCCTCTCAGCAGCTGCGCTTTGTCACCCATAAAGATGTGAGCAAACAAGATATTGATAAAGCAGTGTTAGCAATTAAAAGTAAACTTACTAGAAGCTGA
- a CDS encoding cysteine-rich CWC family protein has translation MEAISPKSSIASTCPLCRENNKCAVSQGGSLDECWCSNQSMSYGNFTDEQSEVVKINPLSCICQSCSVNLTEKNEC, from the coding sequence ATGGAAGCGATATCTCCTAAATCAAGCATTGCATCAACTTGCCCACTTTGTCGTGAAAACAATAAATGCGCCGTTAGTCAAGGAGGGAGTTTAGATGAGTGTTGGTGCAGTAATCAAAGTATGTCTTATGGCAATTTTACCGATGAACAATCTGAGGTGGTAAAAATAAATCCTTTAAGCTGTATCTGCCAATCTTGCTCTGTCAATCTAACAGAGAAAAACGAATGTTAA
- a CDS encoding redoxin family protein: MASAESWKVSLKLMSFALIIFSSSLQSKEFQNSSIWVNVSGQERSLIGALPKLYELAPAFIAKDLQSNSIDLTDFKGRTVLVNSVPSLNTGVCRLQGKQFNDEISHLSNDVTMLTISTETSFLQSRACYSDNADNIVILSDSVWHDFSKNYGLLIEGTDLLARAIMVINKKGQLEYRQVMDDVIKEPDYADALIALKRINREDF; this comes from the coding sequence ATGGCATCAGCTGAATCATGGAAAGTATCGCTTAAATTAATGAGCTTCGCTCTGATTATTTTTTCAAGTTCACTTCAATCTAAAGAATTTCAAAACTCAAGTATTTGGGTCAACGTTTCAGGTCAAGAACGATCACTTATTGGTGCTTTACCGAAGCTTTATGAACTTGCCCCTGCTTTTATAGCCAAAGACTTACAATCGAATTCGATAGATTTAACGGACTTTAAGGGACGAACTGTTCTTGTTAATTCTGTTCCGAGTTTAAATACTGGTGTGTGTAGGTTACAGGGAAAACAGTTTAATGATGAAATAAGTCATCTTTCAAATGATGTCACTATGCTGACAATAAGCACTGAAACATCTTTCTTACAAAGTCGTGCTTGTTATTCTGATAATGCCGATAATATTGTGATCCTGTCAGATTCTGTTTGGCACGATTTCAGTAAAAACTATGGTTTGTTAATCGAAGGGACTGATCTGCTTGCTAGAGCAATAATGGTGATTAATAAAAAAGGTCAGTTAGAGTATCGTCAAGTAATGGATGATGTGATAAAAGAGCCTGATTATGCAGATGCACTCATTGCTTTAAAACGAATCAACCGAGAAGATTTTTAA
- a CDS encoding SRPBCC family protein: MLKKIAIGLLVIIAIPFITALFVQTDYSVVRSVTINQPLPKVFEYVKLLKNQNEYSVWAKADPNTKHSYLGNDGEVGFISIWESENPEVGFGEQEIKNIIPNQRIDFELRFFKPFEATEPAYMAIETVNNAETKVSWGFSGHIDYPLNLMFLFVDFEKRIGDDLQEGLQNLKVIMEKN, encoded by the coding sequence GTGTTGAAAAAAATTGCAATAGGTCTGCTTGTCATTATCGCAATCCCATTTATTACCGCTTTGTTTGTTCAAACCGATTATTCAGTGGTTAGAAGTGTCACCATAAATCAGCCCCTTCCTAAAGTTTTTGAATATGTAAAATTGTTAAAAAATCAAAATGAATATAGTGTCTGGGCAAAAGCGGATCCAAATACTAAACATTCTTATTTAGGTAATGATGGAGAAGTCGGTTTTATTTCAATTTGGGAAAGTGAAAATCCTGAAGTTGGTTTTGGCGAACAAGAGATAAAAAATATTATACCCAATCAACGTATTGATTTTGAGCTGCGCTTTTTCAAACCTTTTGAAGCCACAGAGCCTGCATATATGGCTATTGAGACAGTTAATAATGCTGAAACAAAAGTCAGTTGGGGCTTCAGTGGCCACATTGATTACCCGTTAAATTTGATGTTCCTTTTTGTTGATTTTGAAAAACGAATTGGTGATGACTTACAAGAAGGTTTGCAAAACTTAAAAGTTATTATGGAAAAAAATTAA